A region of [Bacteroides] pectinophilus DNA encodes the following proteins:
- a CDS encoding acyl-CoA thioester hydrolase has product MQKRHFEMETDGFYGAYWKCETDADCAMIAMIGDDSEDYLARTSVKWLHKLGVNVMTMSPAKKDYGHHNYPLERIEKAISWLKTHGNQKIGIVGASTTGTLALTAASYFEDLTLTIGLTPSDFIWQGFMQGKKDGCKEWPIEGESLFSYKGEPLPYMPFCYKHPDYWHVIEKETKRTGDMINSRKLFDDSETAHPITEEEMIKIEKIHGTLLLIGAEDDVLWDTAKYIRRMELRMKDHPHTCRLESVIYEHGTHFVFPESMLKTMLPIGSGIFMKLAFQAARKYPKECQTARLDIDQRVKNAVAEWKSAEK; this is encoded by the coding sequence ATGCAGAAAAGACATTTTGAAATGGAAACAGATGGATTTTATGGTGCATATTGGAAATGTGAAACGGACGCAGACTGTGCAATGATTGCCATGATCGGAGATGATTCAGAGGATTATCTGGCACGAACATCCGTGAAATGGTTACATAAACTTGGTGTGAATGTGATGACAATGTCTCCGGCAAAAAAGGATTATGGACATCATAATTATCCGCTGGAACGTATAGAAAAAGCAATCAGTTGGTTAAAAACACATGGTAATCAGAAGATAGGAATTGTCGGGGCATCCACTACAGGAACACTTGCTTTAACTGCCGCTTCTTATTTTGAAGATCTTACATTGACGATTGGTCTGACACCGAGTGATTTTATCTGGCAGGGATTTATGCAGGGGAAAAAAGATGGCTGTAAGGAATGGCCGATTGAGGGAGAATCACTTTTCTCTTATAAAGGTGAACCGCTTCCGTATATGCCGTTTTGTTATAAACATCCGGACTACTGGCACGTGATTGAGAAAGAAACAAAACGGACCGGTGATATGATTAATTCGAGAAAATTGTTTGATGACTCAGAAACAGCTCATCCAATTACAGAAGAAGAAATGATCAAGATTGAAAAAATTCATGGAACGTTATTGCTGATTGGCGCTGAAGATGATGTGTTGTGGGATACTGCAAAATATATACGCCGTATGGAGCTGCGTATGAAAGATCATCCCCACACATGCAGGTTGGAGTCTGTCATTTACGAGCATGGGACCCATTTTGTTTTTCCGGAGAGTATGTTAAAGACGATGCTGCCAATTGGTTCTGGAATCTTTATGAAACTGGCATTTCAGGCGGCAAGAAAGTATCCGAAAGAATGTCAGACAGCACGTCTGGATATTGACCA
- a CDS encoding class I SAM-dependent methyltransferase yields MKEKVDVTGVPETMVQTLYARAKETKKQNAKIKDEIAVELVERLDYDFSRADKDSAMTYGVIARTIVLDRMVRQYLGKHENTVVVNIACGLDTRCYRLKGKYLRWYNVDLPETMKIRQQFLLETGPIYQIAKSAMDDSYVDDIDYHGENVLVVIEGLTMYLCEKDIRKMFSIIEKSFQKITVMVETMSPFVVKHVKEKSIEGSNAKFTWGVKNGTELQKIAANFSILHEVSLVEGMKELMPIYHVIGKIPAVRNISNKIIVLEKYG; encoded by the coding sequence ATGAAAGAAAAAGTGGATGTGACAGGTGTACCGGAAACGATGGTACAGACCCTGTATGCAAGAGCAAAAGAAACAAAAAAACAAAATGCGAAGATTAAGGACGAGATTGCCGTAGAACTTGTGGAAAGGCTTGATTATGATTTTTCCAGAGCGGATAAAGATAGTGCCATGACTTATGGTGTGATTGCAAGGACAATTGTATTAGACCGGATGGTCAGGCAATATTTGGGGAAGCATGAAAATACAGTTGTTGTAAATATTGCATGCGGACTGGATACCAGATGTTATCGTTTGAAGGGAAAATATCTGCGCTGGTACAATGTAGATTTGCCGGAGACTATGAAGATAAGGCAGCAGTTTCTTCTGGAAACAGGTCCAATCTATCAGATTGCAAAGTCTGCAATGGATGATTCCTACGTCGACGATATAGATTATCATGGAGAAAATGTTCTGGTAGTAATTGAAGGACTTACTATGTATTTGTGTGAGAAGGACATCAGAAAGATGTTTTCTATTATTGAAAAATCATTTCAGAAAATAACTGTAATGGTCGAAACCATGTCACCATTTGTTGTAAAACATGTGAAAGAAAAATCTATAGAGGGCAGCAATGCAAAATTCACATGGGGAGTTAAGAACGGAACAGAACTACAAAAGATTGCAGCAAATTTTTCTATCCTGCATGAAGTCAGTCTGGTTGAGGGTATGAAAGAACTTATGCCGATTTATCATGTGATTGGGAAGATTCCGGCTGTTCGGAATATCTCGAACAAAATAATAGTTTTGGAGAAATATGGTTGA
- a CDS encoding helix-turn-helix domain-containing protein yields MDYMTLKEASKIWGVTPRWINYYCSAGRIPGAEKMGTVWLIPKNATKPLDGRRKAAGQSGGEHHD; encoded by the coding sequence ATGGATTACATGACTTTGAAAGAAGCAAGTAAAATTTGGGGAGTAACACCCCGTTGGATAAATTATTACTGTTCTGCAGGACGTATCCCAGGAGCGGAAAAAATGGGAACCGTCTGGCTTATCCCGAAGAATGCAACAAAGCCATTAGACGGACGAAGAAAAGCTGCCGGGCAATCAGGAGGGGAACATCATGATTGA
- a CDS encoding response regulator transcription factor — MIEVYYAEDDETIGKSVKEYLEQQNCKVTVFDRIADVKKALIGHLPTIVLLDWNMPDGQGSELCLWIRERWITLPIVYLTVRGDSHDIVTGFQNGADDYVVKPFDLAVLYSRILALLRRTEGVTHTKLFCDDLMLDKEKTAVYNGQKEIVVSQPEYRILLILMENKGKTITRNQLLEQVWDRSGNYVNDNTLTVTMKRLREKLNHPACLKTIRSFGYRMEDTQ, encoded by the coding sequence ATGATTGAAGTTTATTATGCGGAAGATGACGAAACGATTGGCAAGTCTGTAAAAGAATATTTGGAGCAGCAGAATTGCAAAGTGACTGTTTTTGATAGGATTGCCGATGTCAAGAAAGCATTGATCGGTCATTTGCCTACGATCGTTTTGTTGGACTGGAATATGCCGGACGGACAAGGTAGTGAATTGTGCCTTTGGATTCGGGAAAGATGGATAACCCTCCCTATTGTCTATTTGACGGTTCGCGGTGATTCCCATGATATTGTTACGGGCTTCCAAAATGGGGCGGATGATTATGTGGTAAAACCCTTTGATCTTGCTGTTCTGTATTCGCGTATTTTAGCTCTGCTGCGGAGAACCGAGGGCGTAACCCACACAAAACTATTCTGCGATGACTTGATGTTGGATAAAGAGAAAACGGCTGTTTATAATGGGCAGAAAGAAATCGTTGTCAGCCAGCCGGAGTACCGGATTCTCCTGATCCTGATGGAAAACAAGGGAAAAACGATTACCAGAAACCAGTTATTAGAGCAAGTTTGGGATCGCAGCGGGAACTATGTAAATGATAATACGCTGACGGTCACCATGAAAAGACTGCGGGAAAAGCTGAATCATCCAGCCTGCTTAAAAACGATCCGAAGTTTTGGCTACCGTATGGAGGATACACAATGA
- a CDS encoding HAMP domain-containing histidine kinase, with translation MSEKWKQKILLIFPFAVLAAGMMLTTAFFLHTYRQIAFEHTSALCETILANSPEAEPQLLAALKDYHSLTEQELRGNDYLGKYGYRADDFCYDFPPDTVLFPILFFLVTACAFGAGIFLSRRKNRKRIDDLTEYLEQINIGAGWTLIQAKEDEYSHLQDEIYKTVTMLYQTRETAVAAKKNFAENLANIAHQLKTPITAAFLSLQLMEKEIPGAYAEQVKQQLKRLNRLEESLLMLSKIDAGTLPLKREKVDLYTVLNLAADNLNDLLRKNHITVDIPENGCIEFWGDLEWTMEALINLIKNCMEYSKPGGIVHCDYAGNPLYVEIRVWDDGAGFDTEDLPHLFDRFYRGRRAASNGIGIGLALTRSIFELQNGTITAYNLQNGGACFEIRIYSH, from the coding sequence ATGAGCGAAAAATGGAAACAAAAAATACTTCTGATTTTTCCGTTTGCTGTTCTTGCGGCAGGCATGATGCTTACCACCGCTTTCTTCCTGCACACATACCGGCAGATTGCATTTGAACACACTTCGGCATTATGCGAAACCATATTGGCAAATTCTCCCGAAGCCGAGCCGCAGCTATTAGCGGCTCTGAAAGACTATCATTCATTGACGGAACAAGAACTCAGAGGCAACGATTATCTGGGAAAATACGGATACCGGGCCGATGATTTTTGCTATGATTTCCCACCGGATACCGTGCTTTTTCCGATTCTATTTTTCCTTGTGACCGCTTGTGCTTTTGGGGCCGGGATCTTTCTGTCCCGCAGAAAAAATCGAAAGCGAATCGATGATTTGACCGAGTATTTGGAGCAGATCAATATCGGTGCTGGCTGGACATTGATACAAGCGAAGGAAGATGAATATTCCCATTTGCAGGACGAGATATACAAAACTGTCACGATGCTTTATCAAACAAGAGAAACAGCAGTCGCCGCAAAGAAAAATTTTGCAGAGAACCTGGCTAATATTGCGCACCAACTGAAAACACCGATCACAGCGGCATTTTTATCGTTGCAGCTTATGGAAAAAGAGATTCCGGGGGCTTACGCAGAACAGGTTAAACAGCAGTTGAAGCGATTAAACCGTCTGGAAGAATCCTTGCTCATGCTTTCCAAAATTGATGCTGGAACGCTGCCGCTCAAGCGGGAAAAGGTCGATCTTTATACGGTGTTAAATCTGGCGGCAGATAATCTGAACGATCTGTTGCGGAAAAATCATATTACTGTTGACATTCCAGAAAATGGCTGTATTGAATTTTGGGGGGATTTAGAGTGGACAATGGAAGCCCTCATCAATCTCATAAAAAACTGTATGGAATATTCTAAACCGGGCGGAATCGTCCATTGTGACTATGCAGGCAATCCTCTCTATGTAGAAATTCGGGTATGGGATGACGGGGCGGGCTTTGACACAGAAGACTTACCGCATCTTTTTGATCGTTTTTACCGGGGCCGGCGTGCAGCATCCAATGGCATTGGAATTGGCCTGGCTCTTACCCGTTCCATTTTTGAATTACAGAACGGAACTATAACCGCTTACAATTTGCAAAACGGCGGTGCTTGCTTTGAAATAAGGATATACAGTCACTGA
- a CDS encoding ABC transporter ATP-binding protein — MEILRCENVRKVYGAGNNQVVALDHIDLSVQKGEFVAIVGASGSGKSTLLHILGSVDKPTEGKVLIEGTELSAMNRTQAAIFRRRKVGLVYQFYNLIPTLTVRKNILMPLLLDKRKPNQEYFEQIVHSLGIEDKLESLPSQLSGGQQQRVAIARSLIYRPAILLADEPTGNLDRKNGEEIIDLLKLSNRNLDQTILLITHDEKIALEADRIITIEDGKIISDQKRR; from the coding sequence ATGGAAATATTAAGATGTGAAAACGTCCGAAAAGTATATGGTGCAGGAAACAATCAGGTTGTTGCACTGGATCATATTGACCTGTCCGTACAAAAAGGAGAATTTGTTGCCATCGTAGGGGCGTCGGGTTCAGGAAAATCCACCTTACTTCATATTTTGGGAAGTGTGGATAAGCCGACAGAAGGGAAAGTCCTGATAGAGGGGACAGAACTATCTGCCATGAACCGAACACAGGCAGCCATTTTCCGGCGTAGGAAAGTCGGGTTGGTCTATCAGTTTTATAACCTTATCCCCACCCTTACCGTCCGAAAAAACATTCTCATGCCGCTCCTGTTAGACAAGCGCAAACCAAATCAGGAATACTTTGAGCAGATTGTACATTCCCTGGGAATTGAAGATAAACTGGAATCACTGCCCAGTCAGCTTTCCGGTGGACAACAGCAGCGAGTTGCTATCGCTCGTTCTTTGATTTATCGCCCTGCCATCCTGCTTGCCGATGAACCAACCGGCAATCTGGATCGGAAAAACGGAGAGGAAATTATTGACTTGCTGAAATTGTCCAACCGCAATTTGGATCAGACCATTCTTTTGATCACCCATGATGAAAAAATTGCGTTGGAAGCGGATCGCATTATCACCATAGAGGATGGAAAAATCATCAGCGATCAGAAACGGAGGTAA
- a CDS encoding ABC transporter permease, protein MWKDYSTGFIKKNRASSISVLVAAFISALFLSLLCGLFYNFWNYEVESVILEEGNWQGRITGAFEEDIVSEIENFANVKTAEINEDLSDGQTLVVDICFDDMRAVYHDMPLIAQQAGVPETSVSYHESLLSSYFINDPQDSTPPLLMAFYLFVLLLVSVSLILIIHNSFAVSMNARVHQFGIFSSIGATPGQIRTCLLQEAAILCVIPVLLGSFIGIALTFGAIQAVNVLADGIVGRHEATFIYHPLVFAITILASFLTVLISAWLPARKLSKMTPLEAIKNTGELQLKRRKKSRILALLFGTEGELAGNALKAQKKSLRTATLSLTLSFLGFALMLSFFTLSGISTNHTYFERYQNAWDVMATLEDTKIEDFAYTDEIHALADTDSIIYQKANAVCSVPVDSVSEEVKSLGGLEAIAESDVRIADGIYTIQAPIVIMDDSSFAMYCEQIGVSSTENGSVVLNRIWDNINSNFRYKEYVPFLSENQDTMILQSQGDTAATVTIPVLGFTQEPPVLREEYDNYALVQFVSLSTWEQIEETIGNAEPDTYIRILSEKERTLTELSTIEVELTNVLGHDISFEMENRVQEKLDNDAMLNGYKLVVGALCVLLAFIGIANVFSNTLGFIRQRKREFARYMSIGMTPEGMRKMFWIEALVIAGRPVLITLPITAVFVWLMITASYLNPMEFLAVAPIVPILLFIATLFGFVALAYYLGGKQILKCDLVEALRTDYMG, encoded by the coding sequence ATGTGGAAAGACTATTCGACAGGATTTATAAAAAAGAATCGGGCTTCCAGCATATCCGTTCTGGTCGCAGCTTTTATTTCCGCTTTGTTTCTGTCTTTACTGTGCGGTCTATTTTATAACTTCTGGAATTATGAGGTAGAATCCGTTATTTTAGAAGAAGGAAACTGGCAAGGACGTATTACCGGGGCATTTGAAGAAGATATAGTGTCTGAGATCGAAAATTTTGCCAATGTAAAAACGGCAGAAATCAATGAAGATTTATCTGACGGGCAAACGCTTGTCGTTGATATTTGCTTTGATGACATGAGGGCTGTATATCATGATATGCCTCTTATCGCCCAGCAGGCAGGCGTTCCTGAAACTTCCGTATCCTATCATGAATCGCTGTTGTCAAGTTATTTCATCAACGATCCGCAGGATAGCACGCCACCCTTATTGATGGCTTTTTATCTTTTTGTACTCCTTCTAGTGTCAGTGTCTTTGATTTTAATCATTCATAACTCCTTTGCAGTATCTATGAATGCCCGTGTACATCAATTTGGCATTTTCTCCAGCATTGGGGCGACACCGGGGCAAATTCGTACCTGCCTCTTACAGGAAGCGGCGATACTTTGTGTGATTCCTGTTTTACTCGGAAGTTTTATTGGAATTGCTTTGACGTTTGGAGCCATCCAAGCTGTCAATGTTCTCGCAGATGGTATTGTCGGCAGACATGAGGCTACCTTTATCTATCATCCACTCGTGTTTGCCATCACCATTCTTGCCTCGTTTTTGACGGTGCTGATTTCTGCCTGGCTGCCGGCTCGGAAATTAAGCAAAATGACCCCGCTGGAAGCTATAAAAAATACGGGGGAATTGCAGTTAAAACGGAGAAAAAAGTCCCGTATTCTTGCGCTTTTATTTGGGACCGAAGGAGAGCTTGCCGGAAATGCGCTGAAAGCACAGAAGAAATCTCTGCGAACCGCTACGTTGTCGTTAACTCTTTCTTTTTTGGGCTTCGCGTTAATGCTGAGCTTTTTTACGCTATCTGGGATTAGTACAAACCATACCTACTTTGAACGCTATCAGAATGCCTGGGATGTGATGGCAACACTTGAGGACACAAAGATCGAGGACTTTGCTTATACGGATGAAATCCATGCATTGGCTGATACAGATAGCATAATCTATCAAAAGGCAAATGCTGTTTGCTCTGTTCCGGTGGACTCTGTCAGCGAAGAAGTAAAAAGCCTGGGAGGTCTTGAAGCAATCGCAGAAAGCGATGTCCGTATAGCGGATGGGATTTATACCATTCAGGCTCCCATTGTAATTATGGATGACAGCAGTTTTGCCATGTACTGTGAACAGATCGGCGTTTCTTCAACTGAGAATGGAAGTGTTGTTCTTAACCGTATTTGGGATAACATAAATAGCAATTTCAGGTACAAGGAATACGTTCCTTTTTTATCAGAAAACCAGGACACGATGATTTTGCAGAGCCAGGGAGACACGGCTGCGACTGTGACAATCCCAGTTTTGGGTTTTACGCAAGAGCCGCCGGTTTTAAGAGAAGAATATGATAACTATGCCTTAGTTCAATTTGTGTCACTTTCCACCTGGGAACAAATCGAGGAAACGATTGGAAATGCGGAACCAGACACTTATATTCGCATTCTTTCAGAAAAAGAAAGAACCCTGACAGAACTGAGCACGATTGAGGTTGAACTGACGAATGTGCTGGGACACGACATTTCTTTCGAAATGGAAAATCGAGTTCAGGAAAAGCTGGACAACGATGCTATGCTGAACGGATACAAACTGGTCGTTGGAGCGCTGTGTGTGCTGCTGGCCTTCATCGGGATTGCCAATGTGTTTTCCAACACGTTGGGATTTATCCGGCAAAGAAAAAGAGAATTTGCGAGATATATGTCCATCGGCATGACACCGGAAGGTATGCGAAAAATGTTTTGGATCGAGGCCCTCGTCATCGCAGGCCGCCCGGTTCTGATCACGCTGCCGATTACTGCTGTGTTTGTGTGGTTGATGATAACGGCAAGCTACCTGAATCCAATGGAATTTTTGGCCGTAGCACCCATTGTTCCCATCCTGCTTTTTATCGCAACCCTTTTTGGTTTTGTCGCACTGGCATACTATCTGGGTGGCAAACAAATCTTGAAGTGTGATCTGGTAGAAGCACTTCGAACTGATTATATGGGATAA
- a CDS encoding recombinase family protein encodes MSRKKQVYEKITALYCRISLDDGGDNESMSISNQKLMLRDFAEKHGMFQYEYYVDDGYTGRNFNRPAFQRMIADIEAGKIGCVITKDLSRLGRNYIEAGSYIEIFFPKHNVRYIAVTDGVDSLTRQEMDITPFKNILNDMYSRDISKKVLAGRMTRSRQGKFCGGQPPLGLMRDPEDKGHLILDPDTAPVIRKIYDMALDGWGCMRIAKQLMDDKIPITRVKSHTECDVNYYSWGSARISHILRNPFYKGAHLVCRTHQKGIRSNTYDIIPREEWEVIEGCHEAIVTPEEWEQVQEIIDRRPTIMKGNACPFYNLFHGLVYCATCGKSMQVRYEKVGRTGKNRFTGEMREPIDKAYYICQTYNRLGKNACTSHKIEARDLYNLVLKDIQELAAQAMKDADAFYQRLSSRMERRYLVDASQTEKERKRLEARNQEIDGMFLSLYTDKAKGVLTEQRFMKLTAALEQEQEANQKRLHDLAVMQSRADAQESEVRTFIKEIRRYAAIEKLDEAVLNRLISKILIGEVKKVDGQKVQEVRIVYNFVGEIPEIAA; translated from the coding sequence TGAGCAGGAAAAAACAAGTCTATGAGAAAATCACCGCTCTCTACTGCCGTATCTCTCTGGATGATGGCGGCGACAATGAGAGCATGAGCATCAGCAACCAGAAACTCATGCTCCGGGACTTTGCAGAAAAGCATGGGATGTTCCAGTATGAGTATTATGTGGATGACGGCTATACGGGCCGCAATTTCAACCGCCCTGCCTTCCAGCGCATGATCGCTGACATTGAGGCGGGGAAAATCGGCTGCGTCATCACGAAAGACCTATCCAGACTTGGTAGGAACTATATCGAAGCTGGAAGCTATATCGAAATCTTTTTCCCAAAACACAATGTACGCTATATCGCCGTCACGGACGGCGTGGACAGCCTGACCCGTCAGGAAATGGACATCACGCCCTTTAAGAATATCCTGAACGATATGTACAGCCGGGATATTTCCAAAAAGGTGCTGGCGGGGCGCATGACCCGTTCGCGGCAGGGAAAGTTCTGTGGCGGGCAGCCGCCTCTTGGCCTGATGCGTGACCCGGAGGACAAAGGGCATCTCATCCTTGACCCGGATACTGCGCCGGTGATCCGAAAAATCTATGATATGGCGCTGGATGGCTGGGGCTGTATGCGGATTGCAAAGCAGCTCATGGATGATAAAATCCCTATTACCAGAGTAAAAAGCCATACAGAATGTGACGTGAATTACTATTCATGGGGAAGTGCGAGGATCAGCCATATCCTGCGGAATCCCTTTTATAAAGGCGCACATCTTGTCTGCCGGACACATCAGAAGGGCATCCGCTCCAACACTTATGACATTATCCCCCGTGAGGAATGGGAGGTCATTGAGGGCTGCCACGAAGCGATTGTGACACCGGAGGAATGGGAACAGGTGCAGGAAATCATTGACCGAAGGCCAACCATTATGAAAGGCAACGCCTGCCCCTTCTATAACCTGTTCCACGGGCTTGTCTACTGCGCCACCTGCGGGAAGTCCATGCAGGTGCGGTATGAAAAAGTCGGCAGAACCGGCAAAAACCGTTTCACCGGCGAGATGCGAGAGCCGATTGACAAGGCATACTATATCTGCCAGACCTACAACCGGCTGGGTAAGAACGCCTGTACCAGCCACAAGATTGAAGCAAGGGATTTATATAATCTGGTACTGAAGGATATACAGGAACTGGCGGCGCAGGCCATGAAGGACGCCGATGCGTTCTACCAGCGGCTCAGCAGCCGGATGGAGCGCCGGTATCTGGTGGACGCTTCCCAGACGGAGAAGGAACGGAAACGGTTGGAAGCCCGGAATCAGGAAATTGACGGGATGTTTTTAAGCCTGTACACGGATAAGGCCAAAGGCGTCCTGACCGAGCAGCGGTTTATGAAGTTGACGGCGGCGCTGGAGCAGGAGCAGGAAGCCAACCAGAAGCGCCTGCACGATCTGGCGGTGATGCAGAGCCGGGCGGATGCACAGGAAAGCGAAGTCCGTACCTTTATCAAGGAAATCCGGCGCTATGCCGCCATTGAGAAACTGGACGAGGCGGTATTGAACCGGCTTATCAGCAAGATTTTAATTGGCGAAGTCAAAAAGGTGGACGGCCAGAAGGTGCAGGAAGTCAGGATCGTTTATAACTTTGTCGGGGAAATCCCGGAGATTGCCGCGTAA